A window of Prolixibacter sp. SD074 contains these coding sequences:
- a CDS encoding DUF4301 family protein has protein sequence MFTEKDIQQISNRGSQLPEVERQIENFKKGFPFTNVLRPATVNDGIIKLDEGHIEKYIGIFEHEVNRGIAIEKFVPASGAASRMFQKLFAFQDAAKSQEQAVSLLDEEAHSDVKTFFDNLPKFAFYHQLPGELKKTGADGHLPYREILEFVLTGKGLNYGFLPKGLLQFHQYGEISRTPVEEHMVEGALYGKDSGKKVSLHFTVSPEHLSFFEEKTDGAAKNFEHHYGVRYEIGFSEQKPSTDTIAVTPANEPFRQKDGTLLFRPGGHGALLENLNDIDSDIVFIKNIDNVVPDRLKEPTVRYKKALAGVLLYYRQKVFNYLRELEKASVAVSDKLIAEISDFLTKELCVEAAESQYYTEKEALIPYLRNKLNRPIRVCGMVKNEGEPGGGPFWARNADDTISLQIVERSQIDNENEEQANIVGQSTHFNPVDLVCGVRNSKGEKFDLLKYRDPNTGFISHKSKEGKPLKAQELPGLWNGAMADWITLFVEVPVVTFNPVKTINDLLREEHQNS, from the coding sequence CAAATTGAGAATTTTAAGAAAGGATTTCCTTTCACGAATGTCCTTCGTCCGGCCACTGTAAACGACGGGATTATCAAGCTCGATGAGGGCCATATAGAAAAGTATATCGGCATCTTTGAGCATGAGGTCAACCGGGGAATTGCCATCGAAAAGTTTGTACCGGCTTCGGGAGCGGCCAGCCGGATGTTTCAGAAGCTTTTTGCTTTTCAGGATGCAGCAAAATCGCAGGAACAAGCAGTCTCATTATTGGATGAGGAAGCGCATTCCGATGTAAAAACCTTCTTCGACAACCTGCCGAAGTTCGCGTTTTACCATCAGTTGCCCGGAGAATTGAAAAAGACAGGCGCCGATGGACATTTACCTTACCGGGAAATTTTGGAATTTGTGCTGACCGGGAAGGGATTGAATTACGGTTTCCTGCCCAAGGGATTGTTGCAGTTTCATCAATACGGAGAAATATCCAGAACGCCGGTTGAGGAACATATGGTGGAAGGCGCCTTATACGGCAAGGATTCGGGAAAGAAAGTGAGTTTGCACTTCACCGTATCGCCGGAGCACCTTTCTTTTTTTGAAGAAAAGACAGACGGGGCCGCAAAAAATTTTGAACATCACTATGGCGTGCGGTACGAAATTGGTTTTTCGGAACAAAAGCCGTCAACCGATACGATTGCTGTAACACCTGCAAACGAACCATTCCGGCAGAAAGATGGAACCTTACTATTCAGGCCGGGGGGACACGGGGCTTTGCTGGAAAATCTGAATGATATTGACAGTGACATTGTCTTTATTAAAAACATCGATAATGTCGTGCCTGACAGATTAAAAGAGCCGACCGTACGTTATAAAAAAGCGTTGGCTGGTGTATTGTTGTATTACCGGCAAAAGGTTTTTAACTACCTTCGCGAGTTGGAAAAAGCCAGTGTTGCGGTATCCGATAAACTCATCGCAGAGATTTCGGATTTTCTGACGAAGGAACTTTGTGTTGAGGCAGCGGAAAGCCAGTATTATACAGAGAAGGAAGCTTTAATTCCTTATCTGCGAAACAAATTAAACCGGCCCATCAGGGTTTGTGGAATGGTTAAAAACGAAGGTGAGCCGGGTGGCGGCCCATTCTGGGCACGCAATGCAGACGACACCATTTCGTTGCAGATTGTAGAACGAAGTCAGATTGACAACGAGAATGAGGAACAAGCCAATATAGTTGGGCAATCGACACATTTCAATCCGGTTGATTTGGTCTGCGGAGTTCGGAATAGTAAAGGCGAAAAATTTGATTTATTGAAATACCGCGATCCGAATACCGGGTTTATCTCTCATAAATCGAAAGAGGGAAAACCGTTGAAGGCACAAGAGCTTCCGGGGCTATGGAACGGGGCTATGGCCGACTGGATTACGCTTTTTGTGGAAGTACCGGTGGTTACCTTCAATCCGGTAAAAACCATCAACGATTTATTGAGAGAAGAACACCAGAACTCCTAG